A stretch of DNA from Sphingomonas sp. SORGH_AS_0879:
CAGATCATCACCTCGGCCCATGTCGGCATTTCGGGGTTCGGCGGCAGCTTCCTGGCGATGGTCGGCCTCAACTTCTTCCTCGATGAGGAGAAGGAGGAGCATTGGATCGGCCCCATCGAGCGTCCGCTCGCCGCGCTGCGCCGGATTTCGGGACTGGCGATGGGGATCGTCCTGCTCGCACTGTACGGCATCGGGCAGTTCATTCCGGCGGACGAGGCGATGACCTTCCTGACGGCGGGCATATTCGGCCTGCTGACCTATATCGTGGTCCATGCCATCGGCGTGCTGCTGGAGGGCGATGGGGATGCCGTAACCGGGGCCGCGGCGCGGTCGGGGTTCGCGGCCTTTCTGTATCTGGAAGTGCTGGACGCCAGCTTCTCGTTCGACGGGGTGATCGGGGCCTTCGCCTTGTCGAACAACCTGTTCATCATCGCATTGGGGCTGGGCATCGGCGCGATGTTCGTCCGATCGATGACGATCATGCTGGTCGATAAGGGAACGCTGACCCAATATCGTTACCTGGAACACGGGGCCTTCTATGCCATCGTCGCACTGGCCGCGATCATGCTGTTGTCGGTGCGCTTCCATATCCCGGAGACGATCACCGGCCTGATCGGCGCGACCCTGATCGGCCTGTCCTTCTGGGCCTCGATGCGCAGCAATCGCAGGCATCCCGAACAGGGGCTGGAGGAGGCTCAGCCGGTCCGCCCGTCCGGCAAATCGGTCGGCGCGTAGTCGCCCGCGGGCGGCGACGGAACCCTTTGCCCTGGCCGGGGATTTGCCCTGGTGTCTGCCACGGGAGGGATCGCGCCATGTCGGTGTCCGCCATCGATACGC
This window harbors:
- a CDS encoding DUF475 domain-containing protein, giving the protein MLKYYKGSFLFTALCLAAAAWLGFQSTGSLPGTLGVLWIVLVLGVLEVSLSFDNAVVNATVLRDMDDKWRHRFLTWGILIAVFGMRIVFPLAIVAIAAHMGPIEAVKLAAGNPVRYEQIITSAHVGISGFGGSFLAMVGLNFFLDEEKEEHWIGPIERPLAALRRISGLAMGIVLLALYGIGQFIPADEAMTFLTAGIFGLLTYIVVHAIGVLLEGDGDAVTGAAARSGFAAFLYLEVLDASFSFDGVIGAFALSNNLFIIALGLGIGAMFVRSMTIMLVDKGTLTQYRYLEHGAFYAIVALAAIMLLSVRFHIPETITGLIGATLIGLSFWASMRSNRRHPEQGLEEAQPVRPSGKSVGA